The window ACGTGGGGTGGTTGGGCTTTCGGTCCCCGTGCAGCCGCATGACGGGGCTGAAGGTGCCGTACTGGAACCACCGGATCAGCAGCTCGCGGTACGCGGGGTCGTCCGGGTCACCGCCGGCGAAGCCGCCGATGTCGGTGTTCCACCAGGGGATGCCGCTCATCGCGACGTTCAGCCCGGCCCTGATCTGGCGGGCGAGGGAGTCGAAGGTGGTGGGGATGTCGCCGGACCACAGCAGGGCCCCGTGACGCTGGCTGCCCGCCCACGCGGAGCGGACGAGCGACAGCGGCCGGTCCTCGCCCGCCGCGCGCAGGCCGTCGGCCACCGCGCGGGTGTGCGACAGGGGGTAGAGGTGCGCGACCTCGGCGGCCGGTCCGGCCGCGTAGACGGCGCGGTCGGCGACCTCCCGGGGCAGATCGGGCTCGCAGGCATCCAGCCAGAAGCAACTCACGCCCAGCGAACGGTAGTTGTCGTTCAGCCGCTGCCACAGCGCGGCGCGGGCTCCGGGGTGGGTGGCGTCGTAGTACGCCATCGGGAGCGTCAGCGCCTCCCCGGCCTCCCGGGACGGCCACGCGAAGGTGAGCAGACCGCCGTCCGCGTCCCGAACGAGGTGTCCGGAGGTGCGCAGCTCGTCGTAGGTGTCGCTGCCGGGTTCGACGGTCGGCCACACCGAGACCGCGAGCTTCACCCCGAGGTCTGTCAGCTCCTTGACCATGGCGGCGGGGTCGGGCCACTCGCTGTGCGCGAAACGCCAGTCGCCCATCTTCGGCCAGTGGAAGAAGTCGCAGACGATGACGGACAGCGGCAGTCCGCGCTCCTTGTGCTGCCGTGCCACCGCGAGGAGTTCGTCCTGGGTGCGGTAGCGCAGCTTCGACTGCCAGAAACCGGACGCCCACTCGGGCAGGAGGGGCGGGCGCCCGGTGACCTGAGTGTAGGCATCGAGGATCTCGGCCGGGGTGTCGCCGGCGGTGACCCAGTAGTCGACGCGCCCGCCGGCGTCGGCGGTCCACCGGGTGGTGTCGGCGCCGAGTTCGACGCGGCCGGTGGCGGGGTTGTTCCACAGCAGTCCGTAGCCGCGCGAGGAGTGCAGGAAGGGGATGGCGGCCACGGTGTTGCCCTGGACGAGGTCGATCACACAGCCCTTCTGGTCCAGGCGCCCGTGCAGATGCTGCCCGAGGCCGTGCAGCCGTTCCCCGTCGTACGCCTCGAAGTGCTGCTCCGTCCGGCCGCCCGCCGCATGGACGCGAGGGCCGGCATGGTGGCTGTACGGGGCCTTGTCGGCGAGGAGTTCACGGCCCGAGGCAGCGTGCAGAAACCTCAGCCGCCCGTCGGCCGAGGCCTCGACGACGAGGCGGCCGTTGAGCAGTCGGGCACAGCCGTCGTCCGATACGGAGACTTCGGCCTGCGTGGAGGGCGAGGGGCTCTCCAGCGCGCCAGGGGCGGTGGGGGCGATGGTCCCCGATGCGGCCCGGACCCGGACGGCGTCCAGTCCCCAGGGCTCGATGCGGAGGATCTCTTCGGCGGTGTGCCGTTCCAGGCCGCCTGCACGGACACTGTAGGACAAGGGGATTCCTCGGTTCGACTCAAGTGCCCGGGCGCATGGTCCGTGCGGGCACGGGCTGATGTCGGTATCCGCGCGTTCATCCGGAGCGGCGCGGGCGGGGCGGAGCCCCGTCGACAGTTCGAGCTGACGTTATCCAGCTCTCGCACTCCTCACACTTCTTCTCGGCAATCCCATGTTTGACTCAGTGTCAGGGCACGGGCCGGACGCAAACCCGCCAGTAGCCAAGTCTTCGTGTCACAAGACTAGACAGAGGCAACGTTCGTATCCGTTAATCCATCCCATGTATCAGTGGAGAGGGCTGTGAGACCGAGACCCCTATGAATCCCAGGCCTCGTCACCCAGTAGGGCTGCCGCCTCCTCAGTGCCGGAGGAGTCTCACTCGCATCGGTTCTCGCCGGCACGGCGGCCGGAGCGATGGCCTCCACCAACGGCTCCGCTGTGATCGCCGGCCTGCTGGCTCTATGGCGCCGCATCGGCAGCAGACCAGCCCGGGACGTGCTGCGCCCGACCGTCGGACATGTGAGCGAACGCACCCACGACCAAGCAGTCACTCTCCTCATACCGAAAGGTTCAAGATGTCTTCCTCCGTCAGCAGACGGCGTCTCCTGCAAGCAGCCGGGGCCACGGCGGTCGCCTCTGCCACCGGATCCCTCATCGGCAGTTCTCCCGCCCATGCCGCCATCCCCCCTGCAAGGGCCGATATCGGGGTCTCCGCGCACCCCTTCGGTCTCGACCAGGTCCGGCTCACCGCGAGCCGGTGGCTGGACAACCAGAACCGTACGCAGAACTACCTGCGGTTCGTCGACGTCGACCGGCTGCTGTACAACTTCCGCGCCAACCACCGGCTGTCCACCAACGGTGCGGCTGCCAACGGCGGTTGGGACGCGCCTGACTTCCCCTTCCGCACCCACGTCCAAGGGCACTTCCTCACGGCATGGGCACAGCTGTACGCCGTGACCGGCGACACCACCTGCCGGGACAAGGCAACCCACATGGTTGCGGAACTGGCCAAATGCCAGGCCAACAACAGCGCCGCCGGTTTCAACGCCGGGTACCTCTCCGGCTACCCCGAGTCCGACTTCACCGCTATCGAGCAGCGGACCCAGACCAGCAACGTGCCGTACTACACCATCCACAAGACCCTCGTCGGTCTGCTGGACGTATGGCGCCACATCGGCAGCACACAAGCCCGGGACGTGCTGCTCGCCCTGGCGGGATGGGTCGACTGGCGCACCGGCCGGCTGAGCGGCCAGCAGATGCAGGCCATGCTGCAAACCGAGTTCGGCGGCATGAACACCGTGCTGACCGATCTCTACCAGCAGACAGGCGACGCGCGGTGGCTCACCGTCGCCCGGCGGTTCGACCACGCCGCGGTGTTCGACCCGCTGGCGGCCAACCAGGACCAGCTCAACGGACTGCACGCCAACACCCAGGTACCCAAGTGGATCGGTGCCGCCCGGGAGTACAAGGCCACCGGCACCACCCGCTACCGGGACATCGCCACCAACGCCTGGAACATCACCGTCAACGCGCACACCTATGTCATCGGCGGCAACAGCCAGGCGGAGCACTTCCGCGCCACGA of the Streptomyces sp. T12 genome contains:
- a CDS encoding glycoside hydrolase family 31 protein, with product MSYSVRAGGLERHTAEEILRIEPWGLDAVRVRAASGTIAPTAPGALESPSPSTQAEVSVSDDGCARLLNGRLVVEASADGRLRFLHAASGRELLADKAPYSHHAGPRVHAAGGRTEQHFEAYDGERLHGLGQHLHGRLDQKGCVIDLVQGNTVAAIPFLHSSRGYGLLWNNPATGRVELGADTTRWTADAGGRVDYWVTAGDTPAEILDAYTQVTGRPPLLPEWASGFWQSKLRYRTQDELLAVARQHKERGLPLSVIVCDFFHWPKMGDWRFAHSEWPDPAAMVKELTDLGVKLAVSVWPTVEPGSDTYDELRTSGHLVRDADGGLLTFAWPSREAGEALTLPMAYYDATHPGARAALWQRLNDNYRSLGVSCFWLDACEPDLPREVADRAVYAAGPAAEVAHLYPLSHTRAVADGLRAAGEDRPLSLVRSAWAGSQRHGALLWSGDIPTTFDSLARQIRAGLNVAMSGIPWWNTDIGGFAGGDPDDPAYRELLIRWFQYGTFSPVMRLHGDRKPNHPTFSADITGGPNEVWSYGEEAYGILRDHLMLRERLRPYLMRLSEDAHRTGAPPMRPLFFDFPEDEQAWDVDDQFLLGPDVLVAPVYEAGARTRQVYLPDGFRWLDPVTGHVLKGGTRLNAEAPLERIPVFIREGADVAAWLG